One segment of Belonocnema kinseyi isolate 2016_QV_RU_SX_M_011 chromosome 7, B_treatae_v1, whole genome shotgun sequence DNA contains the following:
- the LOC117175932 gene encoding calreticulin, whose product MRSLCVYLALLAIVVVNADVFLDENFTDDTWEENWVYSEHPGKEFGKFVLSAGKFWNDPENDKGIQTSQDARFYALSKKFSPFSNKDKNLVVQFTVKHEQNIDCGGGYVKVFDCSLDQKDMHGDSPYLLMFGPDICGPGTKKVHAIFSYKGKNLLINKDIRCKDDIYTHLYTLIVKPDNTYEVLIDNEKVESGELEADWDFLPPKKIKDPNQSKPEDWDDKPTIPDPDDQKPEDWDKPEHIPDPEATKPEDWDDEMDGEWEPPMIDNPDYKGEWKPKQIDNPNYKGPWVHPEIDNPEYQPDPEIYKRDEICGIGFDLWQVKAGTIFDNVLITDDIEYARKVGEEVWKPTFEGEKKMKEAQEEEEKKEREKDAKESGEEKEEEDEDEEEEDEKETEVPEVEEHDEL is encoded by the exons ATGCGGTCTCTTTGCGTGTATCTTGCCTTATTGGCAATCGTAGTGGTCAATGCCGATGTCTTCTTGGACGAAAATTTCACCGATG ATACTTGGGAAGAAAACTGGGTATATTCTGAACACCCAggaaaagaatttggaaaattcgtGCTCAGCGCTGGAAAGTTCTGGAACGACCCGGAAAATGACAAAG gTATCCAAACATCCCAGGACGCCAGGTTTTATGCCTTGAGCAAGAAGTTTTCGCCCTTCAGCAACAAGGACAAAAATCTAGTCGTTCAATTCACCGTCAAGCATGAACAGAACATCGACTGTGGTGGTGGATACGTCAAAGTTTTCGACTGCTCCCTTGACCAGAAGGACATGCACGGAGACAGCCCCTATCTTCTTATGTTCG GACCTGACATCTGTGGACCAGGAACAAAGAAGGTGCATGCCATCTTTAGCTACAAGGGTAAGAACCTCTTGATCAACAAAGACATCAGATGCAAGGATGACATCTACACGCATTTATACACTCTCATCGTTAAGCCCGATAATACTTACgag GTTCTTATCGACAACGAGAAGGTTGAATCTGGAGAATTGGAAGCCGACTGGGACTTCCTTCCCCCCAAGAAAATCAAAGACCCCAACCAATCGAAACCCGAAGACTGGGACGACAAGCCAACCATTCCAGACCCTGATGACCAAAAACCCGAAGATTGGGACAAGCCTGAACACATTCCCGACCCAGAAGCCACCAAGCCCGAAGATTGGGACGATGAGATGGACGGAGAATGGGAACCTCCCATGATAGACAACCCAGACTACAAG GGCGAGTGGAAACCAAAGCAGATTGACAACCCCAACTACAAGGGACCATGGGTGCATCCTGAAATTGACAACCCTGAATATCAACCCGATCCTGAAATCTACAAACGAGATGAAATCTGCGGAATTGGATTCGACCTCTGGCAAGTCAAGGCAGGAACCATCTTCGACAATGTTCTCATCACGGACGACATCGAGTACGCACGCAAAGTCGGAGAAGAAGTTTGGAAACCTACTTTT GAAGGCGAGAAGAAGATGAAGGAAGCCCAAGAAGAGGAAgagaagaaagaaagagaaaaggaTGCGAAAGAAAGTGGAGAAGAGAAGGAGGAGGAAGACGAAGATGAGGAAGAAGAGGATGAGAAAGAAACTGAAGTTCCTGAAGTAGAG GAACACGATGAATTGTAA